The following are encoded together in the Labeo rohita strain BAU-BD-2019 chromosome 17, IGBB_LRoh.1.0, whole genome shotgun sequence genome:
- the zfyve28 gene encoding lateral signaling target protein 2 homolog isoform X2: MMNRFRKWLYKPKRSDPQLLAQFYYADEELNQVATELDSLDGRKDPQRCTLLVNQFRSCQDNVLNIINQIMDECIPEDRANRDFCVKFPEEIRHDNLAGQLWFGAECLAAGSIIMNREIESMAMRPLAKDLTRSLEEVRNITRDQALRDLNNYTDRMKEALRQFDSLFAEFELSYVSAMVPVKSPKEYYIQQEVIVLFCETVERALKLEYLTQDMIDDYEPALMFTIPRLAIVCGLVIYSEGPLNLDRKPEDMSELFRPFRTLLRKIRDLLQTLTEEELITLERSLCISQDGEFPAGSSMPSTNDPAASTGPETHLETLEQDDGVEEVVDLTLCVAQEEDSVWKEDEEIKVQPETSSGSEEEETTDADLACSMQYDEEEIEQLNMMVHQVGDEMSTLLSPPSQNQSPAHRPRPYRGSSLEGSSAASSTQASPRRVPGSYHDDDRVFFMDDLESGVTSELCRGQLPLPTVCLRSPEHSRPAPLTDSSCNGWLTVCQSSNDTNLGCQHQSAESIGNSERSPMMNGWEGLQDEESVQTAEEIANRTGGMKLSATVIFNPHSPSLTDLAVVVPHSADVPDAGEGGALVATQCLLNSCVCCTGGCVDNHEDAMEPAGQGVALGFEKHKLTITSSVIQSAVAAGSPGKGNGHLPLTLPPSQGHLTPSVPHCSVQNQMREEEGSQDCSHYPCCEKCAPGVILTQDRGPGQGEGGPSCTHQETGCRTHPKTTVKGKSEGFGKQPKEDNRKLSSSFQESPLSSVPSSDIDGVSVTTCSLSSSYTPSPVSSLTTSSDMSEDLDHQEIQVALQAAKLAAHNKIRSRFHSSSDLIHRLFVCISGVADQLQTNYASDLRSILKTLFEVMATKSDQGDNEKPKKGPCLGSAVLEDCALCQETISSSELAAKAREGQFEDPPEWVPDEACNSCIACKAPFTVIRRKHHCRSCGKIFCSRCSSHSAPLPRYGQMKPVRVCTHCYMFHVTPFYSDRTGI, translated from the exons AGGTCAGATCCACAGCTGCTGGCCCAGTTCTACTATGCAGATGAAGAGTTGAACCAAGTGGCCACTGAGCTGGACAGTCTGGACGGCAGGAAGGACCCTCAGAGatgtacactactagtcaaccagTTCCGGTCCTGCCAG GACAATGTGTTAAACATCATAAATCAGATCATGGATGAATGCATACCCGAAGACCGAGCCAACAGAGACTTCTGTGTGAAGTTCCCAGAAGAGATCCGCCATGACAACCTTGCCGGGCAGCTGTGGTTTGGGGCAGAG TGCCTGGCAGCAGGATCGATCATTATGAATCGTGAAATCGAGAGCATGGCCATGAGACCGCTAGCTAAAGACCTCACCCGTAGCCTGGAGGAAGTACGCAACATCACAAGAGACCAAGCACTACGAGATCTCAACAACTACACGGACCGAATGAAGGAGGCGCTGCGTCAGTTTGACAGCCTCTTCGCTGAGTTTGAGCTCAG CTACGTGTCAGCCATGGTGCCTGTGAAGTCTCCTAAAGAGTATTACATCCAGCAGGAGGTGATTGTGCTCTTCTGTGAGACAGTTGAGAG GGCCCTTAAGCTTGAGTATCTTACACAAGACATGATTGACGACTATGAACCAGCTCTCATGTTTACAATCCCTAGACTTGCCATTGTTTG TGGCCTTGTTATTTACTCTGAAGGGCCTCTTAACCTTGACCGCAAACCAGAGGACATGTCTGAACTCTTCCGTCCTTTCCGTACTTTGCTGAGAAAAATAAG GGACCTGCTGCAGACTTTGACAGAAGAAGAGCTCATAACGCTGGAGCGCAGCCTCTGCATTTCCCAGGATGGAGAATTCCCTGCAGGTTCAAGTATGCCATCGACCAACGACCCAGCTGCTTCCACTGGTCCTGAGACCCATTTAGAGACACTGGAACAGGACGACGGAGTTGAGGAGGTGGTGGATCTCACACTTTGTGTAGCCCAGGAAGAAGATTCTGTATGGAAAGAGGATGAGGAGATAAAGGTGCAGCCTGAAACCTCCAGTGGGAGTGAAGAGGAGGAAACCACGGATGCAGACTTGGCATGCTCCATGCAGTATGATGAAGAAGAGATAGAGCAACTTAACATGATGGTACATCAAGTGGGGGATGAAATGTCTACACTGCTTTCCCCTCCAAGTCAGAATCAGTCTCCAGCCCATCGGCCTCGACCCTATAGAGGAAGCAGTCTCGAAGGTTCCAGTGCCGCCTCCAGCACTCAGGCATCCCCACGGAGAGTCCCGGGATCTTACCACGATGATGATAGAGTGTTCTTTATGGATGATCTGGAGTCTGGTGTGACTAGTGAGCTCTGCCGTGGGCAGCTTCCGCTTCCTACCGTATGCCTCAGATCCCCTGAACACAGTAGACCCGCCCCACTGACTGACTCCTCGTGTAACGGTTGGTTGACGGTCTGTCAGTCAAGCAACGACACCAATCTGGGTTGTCAGCACCAGTCAGCCGAGTCCATAGGCAACTCTGAAAGGTCACCCATGATGAACGGCTGGGAAGGATTGCAGGACGAAGAAAGCGTACAGACTGCGGAAGAAATTGCCAATCGGACCGGTGGAATGAAGTTGTCGGCCACGGTTATTTTTAACCCTCATTCCCCAAGCTTGACCGACTTGGCCGTCGTCGTACCTCACTCAGCCGACGTTCCGGATGCTGGTGAGGGCGGGGCTTTAGTTGCCACTCAGTGCCTGCTTAACTCCTGTGTGTGCTGCACTGGCGGATGTGTCGACAACCATGAGGATGCCATGGAGCCTGCTGGACAGGGCGTGGCGCTGGGGTTTGAGAAGCACAAGCTCACCATTACAAGCTCTGTTATCCAGTCAGCAGTAGCTGCTGGCAGCCCAGGGAAGGGAAATGGACATTTACCACTCACCCTGCCCCCTTCTCAGGGCCACCTTACCCCTTCTGTACCACACTGTTCTGTGCAGAACCAAATGAGAGAAGAGGAGGGCAGTCAGGACTGTTCCCACTATCCCTGCTGTGAGAAATGCGCCCCAGGGGTTATTCTGACTCAGGATAGAGGCCCGGGACAAGGGGAGGGAGGACCAAGTTGCACCCATCAAGAGACAGGATGCCGGACGCATCCTAAAACTACGGTTAAAGGGAAATCAGAAGGTTTTGGAAAACAACCCAAGGAGGATAACAGAAAGCTCTCTAG CAGTTTTCAGGAGTCCCCTCTCAGTTCTGTCCCCAGCAGTGACATTGATGGTGTTTCTGTCACTACATGCAGTTTGTCGAGTTCATACACACCCAG CCCTGTTAGTAGTCTGACAACTAGCTCGGACATGTCTGAGGATCTGGATCATCAGGAGATTCAAGTGGCTTTGCAAGCTGCCAAACTCGCTGCTCACAACAAAATTCGCTCACGTTTCCATAGCAGTAGTGACCTCATCCATCGCCTTTTCGTCTGTATATCAG GTGTGGCTGATCAGTTGCAAACAAACTATGCGAGTGACCTGCGAAGCATCTTAAAGACTCTGTTTGAGGTCATGGCTACAAAATCTGACCAAGGAGACAATGAGAAGCCCAAGAAAG GTCCATGTCTGGGCAGTGCTGTACTGGAAGACTGTGCTCTCTGTCAAGAGACCATCTCTTCATCAGAGCTCGCTGCCAAAGCCCGAGAGGGTCAGTTTGAAG ACCCTCCTGAATGGGTTCCAGATGAGGCCTGCAATTCCTGCATTGCATGTAAAGCGCCATTTACAGTCATAAGAAGGAAACATCACTGCAGGAGCTGTGGAAAG ATCTTCTGTTCCCGCTGCTCATCGCACTCAGCCCCGTTGCCTAGATACGGTCAGATGAAACCGGTGAGAGTTTGCACTCACTGCTACATGTTCCACGTAACGCCTTTCTACAGCGACAGGACTGGTATCTGA
- the zfyve28 gene encoding lateral signaling target protein 2 homolog isoform X1 — protein MMNRFRKWLYKPKRSDPQLLAQFYYADEELNQVATELDSLDGRKDPQRCTLLVNQFRSCQDNVLNIINQIMDECIPEDRANRDFCVKFPEEIRHDNLAGQLWFGAECLAAGSIIMNREIESMAMRPLAKDLTRSLEEVRNITRDQALRDLNNYTDRMKEALRQFDSLFAEFELSYVSAMVPVKSPKEYYIQQEVIVLFCETVERALKLEYLTQDMIDDYEPALMFTIPRLAIVCGLVIYSEGPLNLDRKPEDMSELFRPFRTLLRKIRDLLQTLTEEELITLERSLCISQDGEFPAGSSMPSTNDPAASTGPETHLETLEQDDGVEEVVDLTLCVAQEEDSVWKEDEEIKVQPETSSGSEEEETTDADLACSMQYDEEEIEQLNMMVHQVGDEMSTLLSPPSQNQSPAHRPRPYRGSSLEGSSAASSTQASPRRVPGSYHDDDRVFFMDDLESGVTSELCRGQLPLPTVCLRSPEHSRPAPLTDSSCNGWLTVCQSSNDTNLGCQHQSAESIGNSERSPMMNGWEGLQDEESVQTAEEIANRTGGMKLSATVIFNPHSPSLTDLAVVVPHSADVPDAGEGGALVATQCLLNSCVCCTGGCVDNHEDAMEPAGQGVALGFEKHKLTITSSVIQSAVAAGSPGKGNGHLPLTLPPSQGHLTPSVPHCSVQNQMREEEGSQDCSHYPCCEKCAPGVILTQDRGPGQGEGGPSCTHQETGCRTHPKTTVKGKSEGFGKQPKEDNRKLSSSSFQESPLSSVPSSDIDGVSVTTCSLSSSYTPSPVSSLTTSSDMSEDLDHQEIQVALQAAKLAAHNKIRSRFHSSSDLIHRLFVCISGVADQLQTNYASDLRSILKTLFEVMATKSDQGDNEKPKKGPCLGSAVLEDCALCQETISSSELAAKAREGQFEDPPEWVPDEACNSCIACKAPFTVIRRKHHCRSCGKIFCSRCSSHSAPLPRYGQMKPVRVCTHCYMFHVTPFYSDRTGI, from the exons AGGTCAGATCCACAGCTGCTGGCCCAGTTCTACTATGCAGATGAAGAGTTGAACCAAGTGGCCACTGAGCTGGACAGTCTGGACGGCAGGAAGGACCCTCAGAGatgtacactactagtcaaccagTTCCGGTCCTGCCAG GACAATGTGTTAAACATCATAAATCAGATCATGGATGAATGCATACCCGAAGACCGAGCCAACAGAGACTTCTGTGTGAAGTTCCCAGAAGAGATCCGCCATGACAACCTTGCCGGGCAGCTGTGGTTTGGGGCAGAG TGCCTGGCAGCAGGATCGATCATTATGAATCGTGAAATCGAGAGCATGGCCATGAGACCGCTAGCTAAAGACCTCACCCGTAGCCTGGAGGAAGTACGCAACATCACAAGAGACCAAGCACTACGAGATCTCAACAACTACACGGACCGAATGAAGGAGGCGCTGCGTCAGTTTGACAGCCTCTTCGCTGAGTTTGAGCTCAG CTACGTGTCAGCCATGGTGCCTGTGAAGTCTCCTAAAGAGTATTACATCCAGCAGGAGGTGATTGTGCTCTTCTGTGAGACAGTTGAGAG GGCCCTTAAGCTTGAGTATCTTACACAAGACATGATTGACGACTATGAACCAGCTCTCATGTTTACAATCCCTAGACTTGCCATTGTTTG TGGCCTTGTTATTTACTCTGAAGGGCCTCTTAACCTTGACCGCAAACCAGAGGACATGTCTGAACTCTTCCGTCCTTTCCGTACTTTGCTGAGAAAAATAAG GGACCTGCTGCAGACTTTGACAGAAGAAGAGCTCATAACGCTGGAGCGCAGCCTCTGCATTTCCCAGGATGGAGAATTCCCTGCAGGTTCAAGTATGCCATCGACCAACGACCCAGCTGCTTCCACTGGTCCTGAGACCCATTTAGAGACACTGGAACAGGACGACGGAGTTGAGGAGGTGGTGGATCTCACACTTTGTGTAGCCCAGGAAGAAGATTCTGTATGGAAAGAGGATGAGGAGATAAAGGTGCAGCCTGAAACCTCCAGTGGGAGTGAAGAGGAGGAAACCACGGATGCAGACTTGGCATGCTCCATGCAGTATGATGAAGAAGAGATAGAGCAACTTAACATGATGGTACATCAAGTGGGGGATGAAATGTCTACACTGCTTTCCCCTCCAAGTCAGAATCAGTCTCCAGCCCATCGGCCTCGACCCTATAGAGGAAGCAGTCTCGAAGGTTCCAGTGCCGCCTCCAGCACTCAGGCATCCCCACGGAGAGTCCCGGGATCTTACCACGATGATGATAGAGTGTTCTTTATGGATGATCTGGAGTCTGGTGTGACTAGTGAGCTCTGCCGTGGGCAGCTTCCGCTTCCTACCGTATGCCTCAGATCCCCTGAACACAGTAGACCCGCCCCACTGACTGACTCCTCGTGTAACGGTTGGTTGACGGTCTGTCAGTCAAGCAACGACACCAATCTGGGTTGTCAGCACCAGTCAGCCGAGTCCATAGGCAACTCTGAAAGGTCACCCATGATGAACGGCTGGGAAGGATTGCAGGACGAAGAAAGCGTACAGACTGCGGAAGAAATTGCCAATCGGACCGGTGGAATGAAGTTGTCGGCCACGGTTATTTTTAACCCTCATTCCCCAAGCTTGACCGACTTGGCCGTCGTCGTACCTCACTCAGCCGACGTTCCGGATGCTGGTGAGGGCGGGGCTTTAGTTGCCACTCAGTGCCTGCTTAACTCCTGTGTGTGCTGCACTGGCGGATGTGTCGACAACCATGAGGATGCCATGGAGCCTGCTGGACAGGGCGTGGCGCTGGGGTTTGAGAAGCACAAGCTCACCATTACAAGCTCTGTTATCCAGTCAGCAGTAGCTGCTGGCAGCCCAGGGAAGGGAAATGGACATTTACCACTCACCCTGCCCCCTTCTCAGGGCCACCTTACCCCTTCTGTACCACACTGTTCTGTGCAGAACCAAATGAGAGAAGAGGAGGGCAGTCAGGACTGTTCCCACTATCCCTGCTGTGAGAAATGCGCCCCAGGGGTTATTCTGACTCAGGATAGAGGCCCGGGACAAGGGGAGGGAGGACCAAGTTGCACCCATCAAGAGACAGGATGCCGGACGCATCCTAAAACTACGGTTAAAGGGAAATCAGAAGGTTTTGGAAAACAACCCAAGGAGGATAACAGAAAGCTCTCTAG CAGCAGTTTTCAGGAGTCCCCTCTCAGTTCTGTCCCCAGCAGTGACATTGATGGTGTTTCTGTCACTACATGCAGTTTGTCGAGTTCATACACACCCAG CCCTGTTAGTAGTCTGACAACTAGCTCGGACATGTCTGAGGATCTGGATCATCAGGAGATTCAAGTGGCTTTGCAAGCTGCCAAACTCGCTGCTCACAACAAAATTCGCTCACGTTTCCATAGCAGTAGTGACCTCATCCATCGCCTTTTCGTCTGTATATCAG GTGTGGCTGATCAGTTGCAAACAAACTATGCGAGTGACCTGCGAAGCATCTTAAAGACTCTGTTTGAGGTCATGGCTACAAAATCTGACCAAGGAGACAATGAGAAGCCCAAGAAAG GTCCATGTCTGGGCAGTGCTGTACTGGAAGACTGTGCTCTCTGTCAAGAGACCATCTCTTCATCAGAGCTCGCTGCCAAAGCCCGAGAGGGTCAGTTTGAAG ACCCTCCTGAATGGGTTCCAGATGAGGCCTGCAATTCCTGCATTGCATGTAAAGCGCCATTTACAGTCATAAGAAGGAAACATCACTGCAGGAGCTGTGGAAAG ATCTTCTGTTCCCGCTGCTCATCGCACTCAGCCCCGTTGCCTAGATACGGTCAGATGAAACCGGTGAGAGTTTGCACTCACTGCTACATGTTCCACGTAACGCCTTTCTACAGCGACAGGACTGGTATCTGA
- the nt5c1ab gene encoding cytosolic 5'-nucleotidase 1A isoform X1 has translation MNKPQMKEMHTFGERKETCNQSSPSKKPTPPKPQNAITLAVSSRALFNMDREQDIYEQQGMEDYLKYQIQHETEPFTPGPAFPFIKAVEAVNTRLRELYPDSEELFDVVLMTSNHAHVGLRLINSINHHQLFIERFCMTGGNSPIGYLKAYHTNLYLSADSRKVIEAIEEGIAAATVFSPGKITEVPETQLRVAFDGDAVLFSDESERIYKAQGLEKFFEHEKAHENKPLDHGPLKGFLEALGKLQQKFYAKGQRLDCPIRTYLVTARSAASSGTRALKTLRSWGLETDEALFLAGAPKGPMLEKIRPHIFFDDQMFHVEGAAELGTVAAHVPYGIAQKLQSNKAREVKKDMSAKQLE, from the exons ATGAATAAGCCACAAATGAAAGAGATGCACACTTTTGGGGAGCGGAAGGAAACCTGTAACCAGTCGAGTCCCAGCAAGAAACCTACACCG ccAAAGCCTCAGAATGCCATCACCCTTGCCGTGTCCTCCCGTGCCCTCTTCAATATGGATCGAGAGCAGGACATTTATGAGCAGCAGGGAATGGAGGATTACCTCAAATACCAGATCCAACACGAGACTGAGCCATTCACACCCGGACCTGCTTTCCCCTTCATTAAG GCAGTGGAGGCAGTGAACACTCGACTCAGGGAGCTTTATCCAGACAGTGAAGAGCTCTTTGATGTGGTTCTGATGACCAGCAATCATGCTCATGTGGGACTTCGACTCATAAATTCAATTAACCATCACC AGCTGTTTATAGAGCGCTTTTGTATGACTGGAGGCAACAGTCCTATTGGGTATCTGAAAGCCTACCACACCAACCTTTATCTGTCAGCTGATTCAAGGAAAGTCATAGAAGCCATTGAAGAAG gAATTGCAGCAGCTACAGTATTCTCACCTGGAAAAATCACAGAGGTGCCGGAGACTCAGCTGCGAGTGGCCTTTGATGGAGACGCCGTTCTCTTCTCAGACGAGTCGGAGAGAATCTACAAAGCCCAAGGACTGGAAAAGTTCTTTGAGCATGAGAAAGCCCATGAAAATAAACCTCTTGATCAC GGACCACTTAAGGGGTTCTTGGAAGCTCTGGGGAAACTCCAACAGAAGTTCTATGCCAAAGGTCAACGCTTGGACTGTCCCATCCGCACCTATTTGGTTACAGCTCGCAGTGCTGCCAGTTCAGGCACACGGGCCCTCAAGACGTTACGTTCCTGGGGTCTAGAGACAGATGAGGCCCTCTTCCTAGCAGGAGCCCCTAAAGGCCCCATGCTGGAAAAGATCAGACCTCACATCTTCTTCGATGATCAAATGTTCCACGTGGAGGGAGCGGCAGAACTTGGGACTGTGGCGGCTCACGTTCCCTATGGAATTGCCCAGAAGCTTCAATCAAATAAAGCGAGGGAAGTAAAAAAAGACATGTCAGCCAAGCAGCTAGAGTGA
- the nt5c1ab gene encoding cytosolic 5'-nucleotidase 1A isoform X2: MIRDKQAAQNLPKPQNAITLAVSSRALFNMDREQDIYEQQGMEDYLKYQIQHETEPFTPGPAFPFIKAVEAVNTRLRELYPDSEELFDVVLMTSNHAHVGLRLINSINHHQLFIERFCMTGGNSPIGYLKAYHTNLYLSADSRKVIEAIEEGIAAATVFSPGKITEVPETQLRVAFDGDAVLFSDESERIYKAQGLEKFFEHEKAHENKPLDHGPLKGFLEALGKLQQKFYAKGQRLDCPIRTYLVTARSAASSGTRALKTLRSWGLETDEALFLAGAPKGPMLEKIRPHIFFDDQMFHVEGAAELGTVAAHVPYGIAQKLQSNKAREVKKDMSAKQLE, encoded by the exons ATGATCCGAGATAAACAAGCAGCGCAGAATTTG ccAAAGCCTCAGAATGCCATCACCCTTGCCGTGTCCTCCCGTGCCCTCTTCAATATGGATCGAGAGCAGGACATTTATGAGCAGCAGGGAATGGAGGATTACCTCAAATACCAGATCCAACACGAGACTGAGCCATTCACACCCGGACCTGCTTTCCCCTTCATTAAG GCAGTGGAGGCAGTGAACACTCGACTCAGGGAGCTTTATCCAGACAGTGAAGAGCTCTTTGATGTGGTTCTGATGACCAGCAATCATGCTCATGTGGGACTTCGACTCATAAATTCAATTAACCATCACC AGCTGTTTATAGAGCGCTTTTGTATGACTGGAGGCAACAGTCCTATTGGGTATCTGAAAGCCTACCACACCAACCTTTATCTGTCAGCTGATTCAAGGAAAGTCATAGAAGCCATTGAAGAAG gAATTGCAGCAGCTACAGTATTCTCACCTGGAAAAATCACAGAGGTGCCGGAGACTCAGCTGCGAGTGGCCTTTGATGGAGACGCCGTTCTCTTCTCAGACGAGTCGGAGAGAATCTACAAAGCCCAAGGACTGGAAAAGTTCTTTGAGCATGAGAAAGCCCATGAAAATAAACCTCTTGATCAC GGACCACTTAAGGGGTTCTTGGAAGCTCTGGGGAAACTCCAACAGAAGTTCTATGCCAAAGGTCAACGCTTGGACTGTCCCATCCGCACCTATTTGGTTACAGCTCGCAGTGCTGCCAGTTCAGGCACACGGGCCCTCAAGACGTTACGTTCCTGGGGTCTAGAGACAGATGAGGCCCTCTTCCTAGCAGGAGCCCCTAAAGGCCCCATGCTGGAAAAGATCAGACCTCACATCTTCTTCGATGATCAAATGTTCCACGTGGAGGGAGCGGCAGAACTTGGGACTGTGGCGGCTCACGTTCCCTATGGAATTGCCCAGAAGCTTCAATCAAATAAAGCGAGGGAAGTAAAAAAAGACATGTCAGCCAAGCAGCTAGAGTGA
- the zfyve28 gene encoding lateral signaling target protein 2 homolog isoform X3, producing the protein MMNRFRKWLYKPKRSDPQLLAQFYYADEELNQVATELDSLDGRKDPQRCTLLVNQFRSCQDNVLNIINQIMDECIPEDRANRDFCVKFPEEIRHDNLAGQLWFGAECLAAGSIIMNREIESMAMRPLAKDLTRSLEEVRNITRDQALRDLNNYTDRMKEALRQFDSLFAEFELSYVSAMVPVKSPKEYYIQQEVIVLFCETVERALKLEYLTQDMIDDYEPALMFTIPRLAIVCGLVIYSEGPLNLDRKPEDMSELFRPFRTLLRKIRDLLQTLTEEELITLERSLCISQDGEFPAGSSMPSTNDPAASTGPETHLETLEQDDGVEEVVDLTLCVAQEEDSVWKEDEEIKVQPETSSGSEEEETTDADLACSMQYDEEEIEQLNMMVHQVGDEMSTLLSPPSQNQSPAHRPRPYRGSSLEGSSAASSTQASPRRVPGSYHDDDRVFFMDDLESGVTSELCRGQLPLPTVCLRSPEHSRPAPLTDSSCNGWLTVCQSSNDTNLGCQHQSAESIGNSERSPMMNGWEGLQDEESVQTAEEIANRTGGMKLSATVIFNPHSPSLTDLAVVVPHSADVPDAGEGGALVATQCLLNSCVCCTGGCVDNHEDAMEPAGQGVALGFEKHKLTITSSVIQSAVAAGSPGKGNGHLPLTLPPSQGHLTPSVPHCSVQNQMREEEGSQDCSHYPCCEKCAPGVILTQDRGPGQGEGGPSCTHQETGCRTHPKTTVKGKSEGFGKQPKEDNRKLSSPVSSLTTSSDMSEDLDHQEIQVALQAAKLAAHNKIRSRFHSSSDLIHRLFVCISGVADQLQTNYASDLRSILKTLFEVMATKSDQGDNEKPKKGPCLGSAVLEDCALCQETISSSELAAKAREGQFEDPPEWVPDEACNSCIACKAPFTVIRRKHHCRSCGKIFCSRCSSHSAPLPRYGQMKPVRVCTHCYMFHVTPFYSDRTGI; encoded by the exons AGGTCAGATCCACAGCTGCTGGCCCAGTTCTACTATGCAGATGAAGAGTTGAACCAAGTGGCCACTGAGCTGGACAGTCTGGACGGCAGGAAGGACCCTCAGAGatgtacactactagtcaaccagTTCCGGTCCTGCCAG GACAATGTGTTAAACATCATAAATCAGATCATGGATGAATGCATACCCGAAGACCGAGCCAACAGAGACTTCTGTGTGAAGTTCCCAGAAGAGATCCGCCATGACAACCTTGCCGGGCAGCTGTGGTTTGGGGCAGAG TGCCTGGCAGCAGGATCGATCATTATGAATCGTGAAATCGAGAGCATGGCCATGAGACCGCTAGCTAAAGACCTCACCCGTAGCCTGGAGGAAGTACGCAACATCACAAGAGACCAAGCACTACGAGATCTCAACAACTACACGGACCGAATGAAGGAGGCGCTGCGTCAGTTTGACAGCCTCTTCGCTGAGTTTGAGCTCAG CTACGTGTCAGCCATGGTGCCTGTGAAGTCTCCTAAAGAGTATTACATCCAGCAGGAGGTGATTGTGCTCTTCTGTGAGACAGTTGAGAG GGCCCTTAAGCTTGAGTATCTTACACAAGACATGATTGACGACTATGAACCAGCTCTCATGTTTACAATCCCTAGACTTGCCATTGTTTG TGGCCTTGTTATTTACTCTGAAGGGCCTCTTAACCTTGACCGCAAACCAGAGGACATGTCTGAACTCTTCCGTCCTTTCCGTACTTTGCTGAGAAAAATAAG GGACCTGCTGCAGACTTTGACAGAAGAAGAGCTCATAACGCTGGAGCGCAGCCTCTGCATTTCCCAGGATGGAGAATTCCCTGCAGGTTCAAGTATGCCATCGACCAACGACCCAGCTGCTTCCACTGGTCCTGAGACCCATTTAGAGACACTGGAACAGGACGACGGAGTTGAGGAGGTGGTGGATCTCACACTTTGTGTAGCCCAGGAAGAAGATTCTGTATGGAAAGAGGATGAGGAGATAAAGGTGCAGCCTGAAACCTCCAGTGGGAGTGAAGAGGAGGAAACCACGGATGCAGACTTGGCATGCTCCATGCAGTATGATGAAGAAGAGATAGAGCAACTTAACATGATGGTACATCAAGTGGGGGATGAAATGTCTACACTGCTTTCCCCTCCAAGTCAGAATCAGTCTCCAGCCCATCGGCCTCGACCCTATAGAGGAAGCAGTCTCGAAGGTTCCAGTGCCGCCTCCAGCACTCAGGCATCCCCACGGAGAGTCCCGGGATCTTACCACGATGATGATAGAGTGTTCTTTATGGATGATCTGGAGTCTGGTGTGACTAGTGAGCTCTGCCGTGGGCAGCTTCCGCTTCCTACCGTATGCCTCAGATCCCCTGAACACAGTAGACCCGCCCCACTGACTGACTCCTCGTGTAACGGTTGGTTGACGGTCTGTCAGTCAAGCAACGACACCAATCTGGGTTGTCAGCACCAGTCAGCCGAGTCCATAGGCAACTCTGAAAGGTCACCCATGATGAACGGCTGGGAAGGATTGCAGGACGAAGAAAGCGTACAGACTGCGGAAGAAATTGCCAATCGGACCGGTGGAATGAAGTTGTCGGCCACGGTTATTTTTAACCCTCATTCCCCAAGCTTGACCGACTTGGCCGTCGTCGTACCTCACTCAGCCGACGTTCCGGATGCTGGTGAGGGCGGGGCTTTAGTTGCCACTCAGTGCCTGCTTAACTCCTGTGTGTGCTGCACTGGCGGATGTGTCGACAACCATGAGGATGCCATGGAGCCTGCTGGACAGGGCGTGGCGCTGGGGTTTGAGAAGCACAAGCTCACCATTACAAGCTCTGTTATCCAGTCAGCAGTAGCTGCTGGCAGCCCAGGGAAGGGAAATGGACATTTACCACTCACCCTGCCCCCTTCTCAGGGCCACCTTACCCCTTCTGTACCACACTGTTCTGTGCAGAACCAAATGAGAGAAGAGGAGGGCAGTCAGGACTGTTCCCACTATCCCTGCTGTGAGAAATGCGCCCCAGGGGTTATTCTGACTCAGGATAGAGGCCCGGGACAAGGGGAGGGAGGACCAAGTTGCACCCATCAAGAGACAGGATGCCGGACGCATCCTAAAACTACGGTTAAAGGGAAATCAGAAGGTTTTGGAAAACAACCCAAGGAGGATAACAGAAAGCTCTCTAG CCCTGTTAGTAGTCTGACAACTAGCTCGGACATGTCTGAGGATCTGGATCATCAGGAGATTCAAGTGGCTTTGCAAGCTGCCAAACTCGCTGCTCACAACAAAATTCGCTCACGTTTCCATAGCAGTAGTGACCTCATCCATCGCCTTTTCGTCTGTATATCAG GTGTGGCTGATCAGTTGCAAACAAACTATGCGAGTGACCTGCGAAGCATCTTAAAGACTCTGTTTGAGGTCATGGCTACAAAATCTGACCAAGGAGACAATGAGAAGCCCAAGAAAG GTCCATGTCTGGGCAGTGCTGTACTGGAAGACTGTGCTCTCTGTCAAGAGACCATCTCTTCATCAGAGCTCGCTGCCAAAGCCCGAGAGGGTCAGTTTGAAG ACCCTCCTGAATGGGTTCCAGATGAGGCCTGCAATTCCTGCATTGCATGTAAAGCGCCATTTACAGTCATAAGAAGGAAACATCACTGCAGGAGCTGTGGAAAG ATCTTCTGTTCCCGCTGCTCATCGCACTCAGCCCCGTTGCCTAGATACGGTCAGATGAAACCGGTGAGAGTTTGCACTCACTGCTACATGTTCCACGTAACGCCTTTCTACAGCGACAGGACTGGTATCTGA